One genomic region from Pyrobaculum islandicum DSM 4184 encodes:
- a CDS encoding orotidine 5'-phosphate decarboxylase / HUMPS family protein, whose protein sequence is MKLQVALDLTDLRKAIELTRELCNVGLEIVEAGTPLIKLYGLSTVSALKAACPKAEVVADLKTADVGALEARLAKEFGADWATVLGATNIETIEDFIKEGRALGLKTAVDLIGLPNALERAREIMKTVTPDLFIFHVGVDVQRKTGLKFEDLLYSAYKLKTEGVGVGIAGGITEQEIRFIISSRKLVDVIIVGRAIVNDPLPLSKFITMNNILKQAKSESL, encoded by the coding sequence ATGAAACTGCAGGTTGCCCTTGATCTTACCGATTTGCGAAAAGCTATAGAGTTAACAAGGGAGCTCTGTAATGTCGGTCTCGAGATCGTGGAGGCAGGCACGCCGCTTATAAAACTGTACGGATTATCAACTGTTAGCGCTCTTAAAGCCGCATGTCCCAAAGCCGAAGTTGTAGCCGACTTAAAAACGGCAGACGTTGGAGCGCTGGAGGCACGGCTTGCTAAGGAATTCGGCGCAGATTGGGCTACTGTACTTGGCGCGACAAATATAGAGACTATCGAGGATTTTATCAAAGAAGGAAGGGCTTTAGGCCTAAAGACGGCCGTAGATCTAATCGGATTACCTAACGCTTTAGAGCGAGCTCGTGAAATTATGAAGACAGTTACACCCGACCTCTTTATATTTCACGTTGGCGTAGATGTGCAGAGAAAGACCGGGCTAAAATTTGAAGACTTGCTCTACAGCGCATATAAGCTAAAAACAGAAGGTGTCGGTGTTGGTATTGCTGGAGGCATTACAGAACAAGAAATTAGATTTATAATATCTAGCAGAAAGTTAGTTGATGTTATAATTGTTGGAAGAGCTATAGTAAATGATCCTTTGCCTTTGTCTAAATTTATAACTATGAATAATATTTTAAAACAAGCTAAATCAGAGAGTTTATGA
- a CDS encoding NAD(P)-dependent malic enzyme, with product MTEKWYRLAVDIHRKYGGKISVMPKVPIRSLEDFAIYYTPGIAEVSRQISINQELAFELTSRWNIVGVITDGTRVLGLGNIGPEAAYPVMEGKALIFKYLGGVDAIPIPIRVKTPDEFIFVAKALEPALGGINLEDIESPKCFYLLDKLREELKIPVWHDDQQGTATATLAALINALKLVGKKISDVTIALIGAGASNIYTARILIKYGAKPGNLILVDSRGILHPEREDIDKMMIENPWKYKYAIETNAERRKGGIPEAIKGVDVVIAASRPGPGVIKKEWIATMNKDAIVFALANPVPEIWPWEAKEAGARIVATGRSDFPNQVNNSLIFPAVFRGALDVRATTITDEMLIAAAEEVAKYAEERGISEDYIIPKMTEWEVYVREAAAVAAMASAQKVARIPRSYKEELEIARSIIERSIKTVEILMKERIID from the coding sequence GTGACAGAAAAATGGTATCGACTTGCAGTCGACATTCATAGAAAATATGGCGGTAAGATCTCCGTAATGCCTAAAGTTCCAATAAGATCGCTGGAAGATTTCGCCATTTATTACACGCCAGGTATTGCTGAGGTCTCTAGACAAATATCTATAAATCAAGAGCTAGCTTTTGAGTTAACATCTAGGTGGAATATCGTAGGTGTTATAACAGACGGTACCAGAGTGTTAGGACTTGGTAATATAGGTCCAGAAGCTGCGTACCCGGTTATGGAGGGCAAGGCGCTTATTTTTAAATACTTAGGCGGCGTAGATGCGATACCGATTCCCATCCGGGTAAAGACTCCAGACGAGTTTATATTTGTAGCGAAAGCCCTAGAGCCGGCGCTGGGAGGGATAAACTTGGAAGATATAGAGTCGCCTAAGTGTTTTTATCTTCTTGACAAACTTAGAGAAGAACTAAAAATACCAGTGTGGCACGACGACCAACAAGGTACGGCTACTGCCACGCTTGCTGCTTTAATAAATGCTCTTAAGCTAGTCGGCAAAAAAATTAGCGATGTCACAATCGCTCTAATAGGCGCGGGGGCTTCTAACATATATACAGCTAGGATATTAATTAAGTACGGAGCTAAACCTGGCAATCTTATCCTAGTCGATAGCAGAGGCATTTTGCATCCCGAGCGCGAAGATATAGACAAAATGATGATAGAAAATCCGTGGAAGTATAAATACGCCATAGAAACTAATGCGGAGAGACGTAAAGGTGGAATCCCTGAAGCCATAAAGGGCGTGGACGTTGTCATAGCTGCGTCTAGGCCAGGCCCAGGCGTTATTAAGAAGGAGTGGATCGCTACGATGAATAAAGATGCAATAGTCTTTGCACTAGCAAATCCAGTTCCCGAGATTTGGCCTTGGGAGGCAAAAGAGGCAGGCGCCAGAATTGTGGCTACCGGTAGAAGCGATTTTCCAAACCAAGTGAATAACTCTTTAATATTTCCGGCAGTGTTCAGAGGTGCCCTAGATGTGCGGGCAACCACTATAACAGATGAGATGTTAATAGCAGCAGCTGAGGAGGTGGCAAAATATGCAGAAGAGAGGGGAATAAGCGAAGATTACATAATACCTAAGATGACCGAGTGGGAGGTGTATGTCAGAGAGGCGGCTGCCGTCGCCGCAATGGCTTCTGCGCAAAAAGTCGCAAGAATACCAAGATCTTATAAAGAGGAGCTAGAGATAGCCCGTTCTATAATTGAAAGAAGTATAAAAACAGTTGAAATATTAATGAAGGAAAGAATTATAGATTAA
- a CDS encoding NADP-dependent isocitrate dehydrogenase — translation MSVDIEKIKRDIPNLVPYAGKYVDPPEGDYVKYTGPGQLKVPDKVIIGYIEGDGIGPEVAYAAIKVANAAVEKAYGKSRKVVWYEVLVGEKAEKILGSRLPEQSIEVLKKIRVFLKAPLETPVGGGFRSLNVTLRQLFDLYANIRPVKYFPGLPSPLKKPEVDLVIFRENTEDVYAGIEWPYNSPEAAKLREYLKKEFGINLRDDAGIGIKLISKFGTQRIARLALKFAVENKRRVVTVMHKGNIQKYTEGAFKEWAFEVARNEFREYVVFEDELAQYGGQVPPGKILVNDRIADNMLQQLLTRTREYDVILAPNLNGDYVSDEAAGLVGGLGVAPGIDVGDWGMMAEPVHGTAPKYRGKNYVNPTATILALELLFRFIGWREAAELITKGIETAYREGYFTGDLARQLDEEERKQRVKEVLGTQEFANKVVEIIKSL, via the coding sequence ATGTCCGTAGATATTGAAAAAATCAAACGAGACATACCGAATTTAGTACCCTACGCCGGGAAATATGTAGATCCACCAGAGGGAGACTATGTAAAATACACAGGGCCAGGCCAACTTAAGGTTCCCGACAAGGTTATAATAGGCTATATAGAAGGCGACGGTATAGGCCCCGAAGTAGCCTACGCCGCAATTAAGGTAGCAAACGCCGCTGTAGAAAAGGCGTATGGCAAATCGAGAAAGGTCGTGTGGTACGAAGTTTTAGTTGGTGAAAAAGCAGAAAAAATACTTGGGAGTAGACTGCCAGAGCAAAGCATAGAGGTGCTTAAAAAAATAAGAGTCTTTCTTAAGGCGCCATTAGAGACTCCAGTAGGTGGAGGCTTCAGAAGTCTTAATGTCACATTACGTCAATTGTTTGACCTATATGCGAACATAAGACCTGTGAAGTACTTCCCCGGTCTCCCATCACCACTTAAAAAACCCGAAGTTGACCTAGTGATTTTTAGAGAAAATACCGAAGATGTATATGCCGGTATCGAATGGCCTTATAACAGCCCAGAGGCGGCTAAGCTTAGGGAATATCTAAAGAAAGAATTTGGTATAAATTTAAGAGACGACGCAGGTATAGGCATAAAGCTTATAAGTAAATTCGGGACACAGAGAATTGCAAGACTAGCGCTGAAATTTGCAGTAGAAAACAAAAGACGAGTCGTAACTGTGATGCACAAAGGAAATATCCAGAAATACACGGAGGGCGCCTTTAAAGAGTGGGCATTTGAAGTAGCGAGAAATGAGTTTAGAGAATATGTAGTGTTTGAAGACGAACTTGCGCAATACGGCGGCCAAGTACCGCCTGGCAAAATCTTGGTGAATGACAGGATAGCAGACAACATGTTACAACAGCTCCTCACACGGACAAGAGAATACGACGTGATACTTGCCCCAAATTTAAACGGTGACTACGTATCTGACGAGGCGGCGGGGTTGGTAGGCGGCCTAGGCGTTGCACCAGGGATAGACGTAGGCGACTGGGGCATGATGGCGGAACCTGTACATGGAACTGCGCCAAAGTATAGAGGCAAAAACTATGTCAATCCCACTGCCACAATTCTCGCACTTGAGCTCCTCTTTAGATTTATTGGCTGGAGAGAAGCTGCTGAATTAATTACAAAGGGTATTGAGACGGCGTATAGGGAAGGTTATTTCACCGGCGATCTGGCGAGACAGTTAGACGAAGAGGAAAGAAAACAAAGAGTTAAAGAGGTACTAGGCACACAAGAATTTGCAAACAAAGTGGTAGAGATTATAAAAAGTCTATAA
- a CDS encoding DJ-1/PfpI family protein, whose amino-acid sequence MPNALIYIIDITKREEYSTLKNFIAKAGFTTKTAIGSRDVNANYDIDLMNIAKESVDRLAEEFDLLALVGGYKIYYYVLRKRPPLKIWDLNIDLNVLNTMVESFSKNGKLLVAPLAVPAYLAQLGLLKGRNATVYPTTELVKILKENGVNFINENIVKDKNIITVKDITTIGEKEFLGAFREAT is encoded by the coding sequence ATGCCTAATGCGCTGATATATATTATAGATATAACAAAGAGGGAAGAATATTCCACGCTAAAAAATTTTATAGCAAAAGCCGGTTTTACTACTAAAACCGCGATAGGCTCTCGCGATGTCAATGCAAATTACGATATAGACTTAATGAATATAGCAAAGGAAAGTGTGGATAGACTTGCTGAAGAGTTCGACTTATTGGCGCTTGTAGGCGGCTATAAGATTTATTATTATGTCTTAAGAAAGAGACCGCCGCTGAAGATTTGGGACCTAAATATAGATTTAAACGTGCTCAATACTATGGTAGAGAGCTTTTCTAAAAATGGGAAACTGCTAGTCGCGCCTCTCGCCGTACCCGCCTATCTGGCTCAACTTGGCCTACTTAAGGGCAGAAACGCCACGGTGTATCCCACTACTGAGTTGGTAAAAATTCTCAAAGAGAATGGTGTAAACTTTATAAATGAAAATATTGTAAAAGATAAAAATATCATAACTGTTAAAGATATTACTACAATAGGAGAAAAAGAGTTTTTAGGTGCATTCCGTGAAGCAACTTGA
- the pheT gene encoding phenylalanine--tRNA ligase subunit beta: protein MPIIEIAKFDLERLANIKFEEAAKLLEYVKCEIEEDVGEKVRLEVSHDRPDHFSVEGLARTLKGIAEVEVGLPRITLLQSSIELKAEYIEERPYISMAVVRGVKLDNEAIRQLIQLQEKLHDTYGRGRRRFAIGFYDISKIKPPIYYKRVSQEDEYVPLGFDKPVKISEMYKLTEQGIKYSTLINKERPPALVDSAGQIMVIIPVLGSECCKITEDTHDVLIDVTGTDLRAINNVMSILIYALLERSSTKTVEIITGGHAYRHTYHRIVVDLENINDLLGIRLSIQDFVKLVEKARLSYQEGGVLAPPYRINMLSWVDVAEEVAIMLGYNNFPREAPKISTSGKRHITEVLTEEVRRILLSMGFVEVNNYVLTDSSIANICKPAHIINPISELYGYVRCSMITQLIVTASTMRRKEIKLFEVGDVVENGRTWRDATFLLSRDGVTLTDGLSVIKTLCNRLGFTCQISETSLEWGIPNRAASIRGDVVGYIAEVNPGLLLKLRHTLPTVVGVLRLENIK, encoded by the coding sequence GTGCCGATTATAGAAATAGCCAAATTCGACTTGGAAAGACTCGCCAACATAAAATTTGAGGAGGCCGCCAAACTGTTGGAGTACGTAAAGTGTGAAATAGAGGAGGACGTCGGCGAGAAGGTTAGGCTAGAGGTATCTCATGATCGCCCAGATCATTTCTCTGTAGAGGGCTTGGCGAGAACGCTCAAGGGTATTGCCGAAGTTGAAGTCGGGTTGCCGCGTATAACGTTATTACAGTCTTCTATAGAACTTAAGGCCGAGTACATCGAAGAGAGGCCCTACATATCCATGGCCGTAGTCCGTGGAGTTAAGCTAGACAATGAAGCTATAAGACAACTCATACAGCTACAGGAAAAGCTACACGACACTTACGGGAGAGGGAGAAGGAGATTTGCAATTGGTTTCTATGATATCTCGAAGATAAAGCCGCCAATATATTACAAAAGAGTTAGCCAGGAGGATGAATACGTACCCCTGGGATTTGATAAGCCGGTGAAGATATCGGAGATGTATAAACTTACAGAACAAGGCATTAAGTATTCGACCCTTATAAACAAAGAACGGCCACCTGCATTAGTCGACAGCGCGGGACAGATTATGGTCATAATACCAGTATTAGGTTCCGAGTGTTGTAAAATCACCGAAGATACACATGACGTCTTGATAGATGTCACAGGTACAGACTTACGCGCTATAAACAACGTAATGTCAATATTAATTTATGCGCTCTTAGAACGTAGTTCCACGAAGACCGTGGAGATAATTACAGGAGGACATGCATACAGACATACATACCACAGAATTGTCGTTGACTTAGAGAATATCAACGACCTGTTAGGCATTAGACTTAGTATACAAGACTTCGTAAAACTCGTGGAAAAAGCCCGCCTTAGTTACCAAGAGGGGGGAGTTCTAGCGCCTCCATATAGGATAAATATGTTATCTTGGGTTGATGTTGCAGAAGAGGTGGCAATTATGTTAGGTTATAATAACTTCCCAAGAGAAGCGCCTAAAATTTCGACAAGCGGAAAGCGTCATATAACTGAGGTGTTAACAGAAGAGGTGCGAAGGATACTACTATCAATGGGTTTCGTGGAGGTGAATAACTACGTGTTGACAGACAGCTCCATTGCCAATATATGCAAGCCTGCTCACATCATTAACCCTATCTCAGAGCTATATGGTTATGTGAGGTGTTCCATGATCACGCAATTAATCGTAACTGCCTCGACAATGAGAAGAAAAGAGATAAAACTATTCGAAGTAGGTGACGTTGTAGAAAATGGCAGAACTTGGAGAGATGCGACATTTTTATTGAGTCGAGACGGCGTAACTTTAACCGACGGGCTCTCTGTAATTAAAACACTATGTAATCGCTTAGGTTTTACCTGTCAAATATCGGAAACGTCATTAGAATGGGGGATTCCAAATAGAGCGGCGAGTATAAGAGGCGATGTAGTTGGATATATTGCAGAGGTAAATCCAGGACTACTACTAAAACTAAGACATACGCTCCCTACCGTCGTAGGAGTGTTGAGACTTGAAAACATTAAATAG
- a CDS encoding sn-glycerol-1-phosphate dehydrogenase encodes MKQLESFEIPRTVIFGPGAISKIHQIVASQKASKILIITGRSVTLQYAKTIADMLTDRSVEVLRYDYIDIEKSGFDLVLGVGGGRPIDMAKVYSYVHKKPLVIVPTSASHDGIASPYVSYTLAQKMIKYGKIMASPIAIVADTSIILNAPSRLLKAGVGDLLGKIIAVRDWKLAHRLKGEEYSEYASHLSLTSYRIVVANAARIKNFVREEDVRVLVKALIGCGVAMGIAGSSRPCSGSEHLFAHAIEIRLEESGGDAIHGELVALGTIIMAYLHGINWRRVKKIAKLVGLPTTLREAGIDYDLAIEALVVAHTLRPDRYTILGDGLSKDAARRAIEATELA; translated from the coding sequence GTGAAGCAACTTGAAAGTTTTGAGATACCACGTACCGTAATCTTTGGACCAGGCGCGATTTCAAAAATACACCAAATTGTCGCTAGTCAAAAGGCTTCAAAGATCTTAATAATCACTGGCAGATCTGTAACTCTCCAATACGCAAAGACTATTGCAGATATGCTTACAGATCGTTCGGTGGAAGTTTTGAGATACGATTACATAGACATAGAAAAATCCGGATTTGACCTAGTCCTCGGTGTTGGGGGCGGAAGACCTATAGACATGGCTAAGGTTTATTCCTATGTACATAAGAAGCCGTTGGTTATTGTTCCAACCTCCGCGAGCCACGATGGTATAGCTTCGCCATATGTATCATACACCCTAGCCCAAAAGATGATAAAATATGGAAAAATTATGGCATCTCCTATCGCGATAGTTGCGGACACATCCATAATTCTAAACGCACCCTCACGTCTATTAAAGGCAGGGGTTGGAGATTTGCTTGGTAAAATAATCGCCGTGAGAGATTGGAAACTTGCACATAGATTAAAGGGAGAGGAGTATAGCGAATATGCGTCTCATCTTTCTCTCACAAGCTATAGGATCGTTGTGGCAAACGCCGCGAGGATAAAAAACTTTGTACGCGAGGAAGATGTTAGAGTGCTTGTCAAAGCGCTCATTGGATGCGGAGTAGCGATGGGCATAGCAGGTTCTTCGCGACCTTGTAGCGGCTCTGAACACCTTTTTGCACACGCCATAGAAATAAGGCTTGAAGAGAGTGGCGGAGATGCAATACATGGGGAGCTTGTCGCCCTGGGGACTATCATTATGGCATATTTACATGGGATAAACTGGCGTCGTGTAAAGAAGATAGCAAAACTTGTAGGACTCCCCACTACATTAAGAGAGGCCGGAATAGACTACGACTTAGCTATAGAGGCCTTAGTCGTTGCACACACGTTACGTCCCGATAGATATACTATTCTCGGTGATGGTTTAAGCAAAGATGCCGCAAGAAGAGCCATTGAGGCCACGGAGCTAGCTTAG
- a CDS encoding adenylate kinase: MKIVLVALPGSGKTTIMNFVKQKLPDVQIVNYGDVMLEIAKKRFGIQHRDEMRKKIPIDEYRKVQEEAAEYIASLAGDVIIDTHASIKISGGYYPGLPDRVITKLKPDVILLIEYDPKDIIERRKKDPERFRDVETEEEVEMHQLANRYYAFAAANAGESAVHILSFRGKPQSRPFEHAEIAAEYIVNLILRARQQKS; encoded by the coding sequence ATGAAGATTGTACTTGTCGCACTTCCGGGTAGTGGAAAAACTACAATAATGAACTTTGTAAAACAGAAACTTCCAGATGTACAGATAGTAAACTACGGCGACGTTATGTTAGAAATCGCAAAGAAAAGATTTGGAATACAACATAGAGATGAAATGAGAAAGAAAATCCCAATTGATGAATACAGAAAAGTTCAGGAGGAGGCAGCAGAATATATTGCGTCGTTAGCCGGAGATGTCATCATAGATACCCATGCGTCAATCAAAATCTCGGGGGGTTATTACCCAGGTCTTCCAGATAGAGTAATTACGAAACTTAAACCAGATGTTATTTTGCTAATAGAATATGATCCTAAGGACATAATTGAAAGACGTAAGAAGGACCCAGAGAGGTTCAGAGATGTAGAGACCGAAGAGGAGGTTGAAATGCACCAGTTGGCTAATAGATACTATGCCTTCGCTGCAGCGAATGCCGGCGAGAGCGCCGTACATATACTCAGTTTTAGAGGGAAGCCCCAAAGTAGACCATTTGAACATGCCGAAATAGCTGCCGAATACATAGTAAATCTAATACTCAGAGCAAGGCAGCAGAAGTCTTAA
- a CDS encoding archease, with product MKCGKPVDYRYGEHTADVLIQAYGCTLEEAFKNAAIALAELTYHTEKVEPRYAKEITIDYNDLEGLLFRWIDELLFLFDTEKFAISREIVLNLGKNDVYYIKAVLYGEPYDIEKHGFTGLIVKAMTFHMMEIRQIDDYWMLQYVVDV from the coding sequence ATGAAGTGTGGCAAGCCTGTTGATTATAGATATGGCGAGCATACAGCCGATGTCTTAATACAAGCATATGGATGTACTCTAGAGGAGGCGTTTAAAAACGCGGCAATCGCGCTGGCAGAATTGACCTATCACACGGAAAAAGTAGAGCCTAGATACGCAAAGGAGATCACGATAGATTATAACGACTTAGAAGGCCTATTATTCAGGTGGATAGACGAGCTGTTATTTCTCTTTGATACGGAGAAATTTGCCATAAGCCGTGAAATCGTGTTAAACTTGGGAAAAAATGACGTCTATTACATAAAGGCCGTGTTATATGGAGAGCCTTATGACATAGAGAAGCATGGATTTACTGGACTTATAGTTAAGGCTATGACATTCCACATGATGGAAATAAGACAAATAGATGACTATTGGATGTTACAATACGTTGTAGACGTCTAG
- a CDS encoding aminoacyl-tRNA deacylase — MRLEEFGEVIRLQTPVRTVREAAQAIGVSEDKIVKTIVVYCNGEFRAYVIRGTKRLNTKLLGCRLATPDEVFTATGYSVGGVPPVLNIPVYIDRELLREDYVYGGGGDEYSLLKFKPIELVKRGFVTPIEL; from the coding sequence ATGAGACTTGAAGAGTTTGGCGAGGTCATAAGGTTGCAAACTCCCGTGCGCACAGTAAGAGAGGCCGCACAAGCGATTGGAGTAAGCGAGGATAAAATTGTAAAGACTATAGTTGTTTACTGCAACGGTGAATTCAGAGCATATGTAATACGTGGAACTAAAAGACTTAATACCAAATTGTTAGGTTGCCGCCTTGCTACACCTGACGAGGTATTTACAGCCACTGGCTACTCTGTGGGAGGCGTACCACCGGTTTTAAACATCCCAGTATATATAGACAGAGAGCTACTTAGAGAAGACTATGTTTATGGAGGCGGAGGCGACGAATACTCTCTCCTAAAGTTTAAACCCATAGAACTAGTAAAAAGAGGTTTTGTAACACCTATCGAACTATGA
- a CDS encoding GNAT family N-acetyltransferase: MYPTLVIRPATKEDLDALVQLVVRLKRLNAEFDPLLEVAPDIEQATRKYLEDSMASPTSVLLVAIEGSKVVGMLKGDVEDRIFYKPKYAGVIKEFYILPEYRRRGIGKRLMIEGIEQLRRKGAEIIMASFPALNEIAINFYKKMGFRPVEYIFAKEV; this comes from the coding sequence ATGTATCCAACTCTAGTAATAAGACCTGCCACTAAAGAAGACCTTGATGCATTAGTACAGTTGGTCGTTAGGTTAAAGCGTCTTAATGCAGAATTCGACCCGCTGCTTGAGGTAGCTCCGGATATTGAACAAGCTACGAGAAAATATCTCGAAGATTCTATGGCTAGTCCCACATCGGTCTTACTTGTGGCTATAGAAGGATCCAAGGTTGTAGGCATGCTTAAGGGCGATGTGGAGGATAGGATTTTCTACAAGCCTAAATACGCAGGTGTAATAAAGGAGTTCTACATATTACCTGAGTATAGGAGAAGAGGCATTGGTAAGAGATTAATGATAGAGGGTATCGAACAGCTAAGGAGGAAAGGCGCTGAGATTATCATGGCATCATTTCCTGCGTTAAATGAAATTGCAATAAACTTCTATAAAAAGATGGGTTTTAGACCTGTGGAGTATATATTTGCGAAAGAAGTCTAA
- a CDS encoding NMD3-related protein — MAKVPCPYCGRLVDRLIEGMCEECYIERHPLISLFDSTLLKCKFCGAIFLKGRWIKTEKVEKTNFFRKVLTEKGVVRGLVENLEISENKEGVTITVTVRGSPHPHILPRALTYKFFIKYNYDICNYCKEILSKKEVALLQIRTIPRGLDEQLKKKILAIIEHERFKLREKKVGHISNIEFMENGIDIYTTSISLARHLTYVLHKEFPSHVIESAKVVGVKNSKKVYHMTYSLRILTYKPGDIIRMGDEELTIIHINNKFISLYNKKTKKIENVTISKFINSNIVFIE; from the coding sequence GTGGCTAAAGTACCTTGTCCTTACTGCGGCCGCCTTGTTGATAGACTAATTGAGGGCATGTGTGAGGAGTGTTATATAGAGAGACATCCCCTCATAAGTCTATTTGATAGTACGTTACTAAAGTGTAAATTCTGCGGGGCTATCTTCCTAAAGGGTAGATGGATAAAGACAGAAAAAGTAGAAAAGACAAACTTTTTTAGAAAAGTTCTTACTGAAAAGGGAGTTGTAAGGGGCTTAGTAGAGAACTTGGAAATATCTGAGAACAAAGAGGGTGTTACTATAACTGTGACCGTAAGGGGTTCTCCGCATCCGCATATACTCCCGCGGGCTTTAACATATAAGTTTTTTATAAAATATAACTATGATATTTGTAATTATTGTAAAGAAATTCTAAGTAAAAAAGAGGTTGCATTATTGCAGATACGTACAATACCAAGGGGATTAGATGAACAGCTTAAAAAGAAGATTTTAGCCATAATAGAACATGAACGGTTTAAACTAAGAGAGAAAAAAGTAGGCCATATAAGTAATATAGAGTTTATGGAAAACGGAATTGATATATACACGACTTCTATAAGTCTGGCACGTCATTTAACTTACGTATTACACAAAGAGTTTCCAAGTCATGTTATAGAGTCGGCAAAAGTTGTAGGTGTGAAAAATAGTAAAAAAGTATACCATATGACATATTCCCTACGTATTCTCACATATAAACCAGGCGATATAATAAGAATGGGAGACGAAGAATTAACCATTATACACATAAATAATAAGTTTATAAGTCTATATAATAAAAAAACTAAAAAAATTGAAAACGTAACTATTTCGAAATTTATAAATAGTAACATAGTCTTTATTGAATAG
- a CDS encoding DNA cytosine methyltransferase, with amino-acid sequence MYNVADIFSGAGGFGLGFRKAGFKIKVAVEIDRDAARTYSANHQNTVVLQEDVANVDYKDLVKYGGEIKIIIGSPPCEPFTAANPNRMEDPADRLYVDPAGQLTLEFIRLVGELGPEVFVMENVAALAEEPLKSYIEREFKRVGYHVYFNILHAEDYGVPSRRRRVFISNIEIKPPKTRRVTVREAIGDMPPPDSGQLPNHETVSLSPKKQQRITRLKPGEALMRYKGAVGFYENYIRLIWDDIAPTVMGSRRFVHPEEHRILTVREQARLMGYPDDYVFYGSKDAQYNQVGESVPPPLAYVIALEVRKFLERRNYSRG; translated from the coding sequence GTGTACAATGTTGCCGATATTTTCTCTGGTGCTGGTGGATTTGGGTTAGGGTTCAGAAAGGCGGGTTTTAAGATAAAGGTAGCAGTTGAAATAGATAGAGACGCCGCCCGCACCTACAGCGCAAACCATCAAAATACGGTCGTTCTCCAGGAAGATGTAGCAAATGTGGATTATAAAGACTTAGTTAAATACGGCGGGGAGATAAAAATCATTATCGGTAGCCCGCCTTGCGAGCCTTTTACAGCCGCAAACCCCAACAGGATGGAGGATCCAGCAGATAGGCTTTATGTAGATCCGGCCGGCCAGTTGACTTTAGAATTTATCAGATTAGTAGGAGAGTTAGGGCCCGAGGTTTTTGTAATGGAGAATGTCGCCGCGTTGGCGGAAGAGCCTTTGAAAAGCTACATTGAGAGAGAATTCAAAAGAGTGGGTTACCATGTGTATTTTAACATACTTCATGCAGAAGACTATGGAGTTCCCAGCCGGCGTCGTCGAGTCTTTATTTCAAACATAGAAATTAAGCCGCCGAAAACACGTCGGGTTACAGTTAGAGAAGCTATAGGAGATATGCCGCCTCCAGATAGCGGACAACTCCCAAATCACGAGACAGTGAGTCTCAGCCCCAAGAAACAACAGAGGATAACTAGGCTCAAGCCAGGCGAGGCCCTCATGAGATATAAAGGTGCCGTGGGATTCTATGAGAACTATATAAGACTCATATGGGATGATATAGCTCCTACAGTTATGGGCTCTAGACGATTTGTACACCCAGAGGAACATAGAATTCTAACTGTACGCGAACAAGCAAGACTCATGGGGTATCCAGACGACTATGTGTTCTATGGTTCAAAAGATGCACAATATAACCAAGTGGGAGAAAGCGTCCCCCCACCTCTAGCATACGTCATAGCGTTAGAGGTTAGAAAATTTTTAGAAAGACGTAATTACAGCCGTGGCTAA